The window TGGTCGTCGTCGATCCGCCGGAATCGCTTGCGACCTATCTCGCCGAGCGCGGCTATCTGCCCGAGGGCGTACCGCTCCTCAAGCACGTCGCTGCGCTTCCCGGACAACGTGTCTGCCGCGATGGCGCCGCTGTCGCTGTCGACGACATCCCCCTGGCGCAGGCCCAGCCGAGCGACCGCTTCGGACGCGACCTGCCCGTTTGGCAGGGCTGCCACTTCGTCGCCAAGACGGAACTCTTCCTCCTGAATCCAAGCCATCCCGACAGTCTCGACGGTCGCTATTTCGGCGCACTCCCGGCAGACGCCGTGATCGGGCGCGCCGTTCCGATCCTCACCGATGAAGACGGCGACGGCCACTATGTCTGGCGCGCCGATCACGACGCCGACGCTCTCGAAAATTCTTCCGACCGCAAATGAAAGGAACTGCCCCATGGCTCAGATCGGTCAATTCA is drawn from Glycocaulis alkaliphilus and contains these coding sequences:
- a CDS encoding S26 family signal peptidase, producing MTRFGYVMTTYFSVLAIGGLAFVHVSPKLIWNASASAPIGLYAVASDDDLAVGDLVVVDPPESLATYLAERGYLPEGVPLLKHVAALPGQRVCRDGAAVAVDDIPLAQAQPSDRFGRDLPVWQGCHFVAKTELFLLNPSHPDSLDGRYFGALPADAVIGRAVPILTDEDGDGHYVWRADHDADALENSSDRK